The genomic interval TACTGCAAGAGCTGCGGTTGCAACGCCTGCAACCGCGATTCGGGACACCCGGCGCATGGAACGAGACTCCTTCGTGCAAGCGCCCAAACCAGGCGCTGGTTCCGCCGCAGCGTAACGCGCGTAGACCAGACGGAAAACCCCATCTGTCCGGTCCGTTATAGAGCTGTGGCCACAGATGGTGGCCAGCGTACGGACAGCCAGGCGCCCCTTGCGGGAGGCAAGGCCCGGGGCGCCGAACTCCCGTCGTCCGCCCGTAGGGCGGGCCGTGCGGCGTCTGGTGCGTGCGATCGCAAGGCGCCGGAGCGTCCTCGTGGCGGAGCCACGTGGGCGGTCCGGCAACGCGGCGAGCGTGCGTGCCAGACGCCGCACGGCAGGCGGGAGTTCGGCGCCCCGGGCCTCGGGGCGCCTGGCTGCAACGATGCACTAAGGGCGTAGTTCTACGGCGTTCCTGCGGGCCGTAACAGAACGGCGGCCTACTTCGTGTTGACGGTGATCTTGCCGTCGATGATGTCCTGCTTGGCCTTGTCCACGGCCGCCACGGCGGCGGTCATGGCCTTGTACTTCGGGTTGGTGTCGGAGAAGCCGACGCCGTCGTTGTCGAGGCCGTAGCGGACCACGCCGGTCTTGGGCTTGCCCTCGTAGACCGACTTCACCAGGTCGTAGACCGCGCCGCCGACGTTCTTGAGCGCCGAGCCGAGGATGGCGTCCTTGTACTTGGCGAGCGCCGCCTGCTCGTACTGGTCGGAGTCCACGCCGATGGCCCAGATGCCCTTGGCCGAGGCCTCGGAGATGACGCCCTGGCCGGAGAGACCGGCGGCGGCGTAGATGACGTCCGCGCCCGCGTCGATCTGGCCGCTCGCCGCGTCCTTGCCCTTGTCGGGGCTGGAGAAGCCGCCCTGCGCCGCGGTCTGCGTCAGGTACTGCGACTCGATCTTGATGCTCGGGTTGACGGACTTGGCGCCCTGGTCGAAGCCGGCTTCGAACTTGTGGATGAGGGGGACGTCCACGCCGCCGACGAAGCCGATGTGGTTCTTCTTGGTCGCCTTGGCCGCGGCGACGCCCGCCAGGTACGAGGACTGCTCCTCGTGGAAGACCAGGTCGGCCACGTTGGAGGCCTTGTCCTGCTCGTCGTCGATGATGCCGAAGGTGATGTTCGGGAACTTCGCCGCGGCCTCCTTGACGGCCGGCGCGTAGGCGAAGCCGACACCGATCACCGGGTTGTAGCCGGCCGTGGCCAGGCTCTCCAGGCGCTGCACCTTGTCCGCGTCGGACTCGTTGTCCTGCGGCTCGATGTCGCGGCCGGAGATCTTGAACTCCTTCTCGGCCTTCTGGAAACCGGCGTACGCGGCGTCGTTGAAGGACTGGTCGCCCTTGCCGCCGACGTCGTAGGCGAGGCCGATGCCCTTGCCGGTGTACTTGCCGGACGAGGACGACGAGGTGTCGCTCGCCTTGTCGGCGTCCTTGCTGGAGCTACCGCAGGCGGTGGCCGCGAGGGCGATGACCGTGACGGCCACCGCTGCTTGGGAGAACTTCGTCCTCCGAGTTGTCTGACGCACAGCAAGCACTCCTTCGTCCTCACGGCACCGTCACCGGACCGCTTCCCCAAGCCGCCGCCTCTGTGGCGATTTCCGCGCACAGTAACGCGCGTAGACGAGGAGGGGAACGGTGTTTCTCCGTGCCGTTACCGGATCGTGCCGCCGCCGCGTTACGTTCACCCGCCGGTGGTTACACCCGGGTGACACAAGGGGACGTAGGGGTACCGAACGGGCGCCCCTACGTCCACCTGAGCCGAGGCGTTCCGCTCAGATCGCGCCGTCGATCAGCGCGGCGGCGGTGAACAGCTCCACGCCGACCGTGATCGCGGACTCGTCGGCGTCGAAGTCGCCCTGGTGGAGGTCCCGCACGGTCCGCTCCCCCGGGGTCCGGACGCCGAGCCGGGCCATGGCGCCGGGCACGTGCTCCAGGTACCAGGAGAAGTCCTCGCCGCCCAGGCTCTGTTCGGTGTCCTCGACGGAGAGCGGGCCGCGGCGCGCGGTCATCGCGTCCCGCAGCAGCTCGGTGACGAGCGCGTCGTTGACGACGGGCGGCACCCCGCGCACATAGGTGATCGCGGACTTGGCCCGGTGCAGCCCGGCGACCTCGTCGATCGCCGCGTGCACGATGTCGGGCGCCTGCCGCCAGGCGTCGAGATCGAGACACCGTACGGTGCCGGACAGCTCGGCGTG from Streptomyces sp. NBC_01288 carries:
- a CDS encoding BMP family lipoprotein — its product is MAVTVIALAATACGSSSKDADKASDTSSSSSGKYTGKGIGLAYDVGGKGDQSFNDAAYAGFQKAEKEFKISGRDIEPQDNESDADKVQRLESLATAGYNPVIGVGFAYAPAVKEAAAKFPNITFGIIDDEQDKASNVADLVFHEEQSSYLAGVAAAKATKKNHIGFVGGVDVPLIHKFEAGFDQGAKSVNPSIKIESQYLTQTAAQGGFSSPDKGKDAASGQIDAGADVIYAAAGLSGQGVISEASAKGIWAIGVDSDQYEQAALAKYKDAILGSALKNVGGAVYDLVKSVYEGKPKTGVVRYGLDNDGVGFSDTNPKYKAMTAAVAAVDKAKQDIIDGKITVNTK